The window GCCTTTAGTTTGCGGGTTAATATGGAAGTTTATGTTGAACGACCAATTTGGCATTTTAAATGTCATTTTATACAAAATCGGTTTGATCAAGAATCCTCAAAGTATCTTATGGTTATCTGACAGCAAGTACGCGTTAATCTCCTGTATGATTGCCGACGTATGGCTTACCACACCCTTTATGATGTTGATATTATTAGCGGGTATACAAGGAATTCCTGAAAGTTTATATGAAGCGGCGCGCATTGACGGAGCCAATAAGTTTCAGAACTTCTTGCATATCACGCTGCCGAGTTTAAAACCGGTCATTGTCGTTGCCGTTATCATACGTATTATTGATGCCGCAAAATCATTTGACATTATTTGGGTTATGACACAAGGTGGTCCTAGCGGATCCTCTTCGTTAGTAAGTACATTAATTTACAAATCGGTAGCCAGATACAATCAAGAAGGTTATGCAAGCGCAATGGCTGTAATCTTTATGATTATTTTGCTGGCAATCTGTTCATTCTTTTTTAAACAATTCTGGAATCCAAATAAGAAAGCGGTTCGATAGAAAGGAGATCAGCAAGATGGTTATAACCATGAGTAGACAAAAATCCAGAGTTGCCGGGTTATTTGCCCTCATCATCTCATGTATCTTTTTGATAGTTACTTTATTCCCTTATGCGTACCTTGTGTTGTCTTCATTGAAACCGCCAAGGGAAGTGATCTCCACAAACCCGTCGTTGTTGCCTTCTGTATTTACTTTAGCCAATTATAATGCCCTGTTTCATCAACTGACCATCGGCAAATATTTTGTTAACAGTCTTTTAACCGCATTGGCAGGTACATTGTTGAGTGTTTTTCTGGGATCATTAGCTGCTTATGGCTTAACCAGGTTTTCATCAAAACTCGGGAATATGTTTCTGTTGTTTACTTTAGTGGTTCGCATGACGCCTCTGATCAGCGTTGCAATACCCATGTACCGTATTATTGGGCAATTAGGTTTAATGGATACAAAAATAGCACTTGTATTAGTCTACACCAGCATTAACATACCGTTTGTCATTTGGATGATGATTGGTTTTTTCGACAATTTGCCCAAAGAGCTTGATGAATCCGGGCGTGTCGACGGATGCGGGATGTTTGGAACATTTATGCGTATTATTTTGCCGATCTCGCTGCCTGGATTAGCAACTACCGCAATTTTTAGCTTTATGCTTTCTTGGAATGATTTCTTGTTCGCATTACTTTTAACAAGCACTTCGGCTAAGACGGTGCCAGTGGGAATTTCAGAGTTTTTAACAGCATACGGTTTGGATCTAGGCCCCATGACGGCTGCGGCGACCCTATTTAGTGTGCCTGTCATGCTGTTTTCATTCGTCATGCAGAAATACATTGTTAGCGGAATGACGATGGGTGCCGTTAAAGAATAGAGACTAAATACTGCAAAAAAGAGTGGAGGAAAGACGGATGCTTTACGATCACCATACGTTTCATAATCTTATGCTGGCTAAAGCCGAACAATCGGCTGCAAATATGAATGACCATGTGGGTAAAGACCCATTGCGCTTAAAATTTCATTTTATGCCGCCTGCTTATTGGATGAACGATCCTAACGGACTCATCTATTATCGCGGAGAATATCATATGTTTTACCAGTTTCACCCGTATTCGGCCGAGTGGGGGCCGATGCATTGGGGCCATGCAAAAAGTAAAGATTTGGTTCACTGGGAACACCTTCCTATTGCACTTGCGCCAAGTGAAGTCTATGATCTTGACCAAAAAGGCGGATGTTTTTCCGGAAGCGCCGTCGATGACAACGGGATATTGACTTTGATCTACACCGGCACGATTATGAAGGAAGGGCGTGTCATTCAAACCCAATGTTTAGCTTCCAGTACCGATAGCGTGACATTTCAAAAATATGTAGGAAATCCGGTTATCTCTGTTCCTCCAGAAGGGAGTTCCTCTGATTTCAGGGATCCGAAAGTATGGAAACACGAAGATAAATGGTATATGGTCGTAGGTTCAAGTAAAGATGGAAAAGGAAGAGCTTTGCTTTATCGCTCGAATGACCTGTATGTATGGGAGTATGTAAGTGTATTGGCTGAGAGTGACGGTACGATGGGTACGATGTGGGAATGTCCGGATATTTTTCAGCTTGGCGATCGTTATGTACTAATGTTCTCCCCAATGGGAATGGGTGAAAAAAAAGCGAGTTATTTAACTGGTTCATTAGATTATAGTAGTGGGAAATTTACTTGGGATTATTGTGGAGAAGTGGATTGCGGGTTCGAGTACTATGCTCCTCAATCTTTCCTTGATGATAATGGAAGACGAATTATTATAGGTTGGTTGAACGCTTGGGATTGGATGCCGTGGTTTAAGTCGTTCGGTCCGACAAAAGCAAACTGGTGCGGGGCCATGTCTCTTCCGAGAAAGGTTGAATTGGATACAGGCGGACGTTTGAAGTTTCTTCCGGTTGAACAATTGCAAACTTTGCGTAAAGAGCATTACGTAGTAGAGAATGTGTTGGTTGAGGAAGGACGAAGACCCGTTCCCAAAGAAATGAATGGCGATTGTTTGGAGATCATGGTGAAGTTTTCATTGGAAGATTGCGATGCGGAAGAATTCGGATTGCGATTGAGATGTTCTGAAGACGGTAAAGAAACCTTGATATCCTACGATGTCAACTCCAAGGTACTCCGGTTTGATAGATCCCGTTCAGATTCGTTTAGTGAAGGCGTGCGAACGTGCACGCTCGAGACAACGGCTAATGGTTTGGTAGCATTGCAAATTTTTGTTGATACTACATGTATAGAAATCTATGCAAATGAAGGGCGCTCCGTGATGTCAAACAATATCTATCCTGATCCAGCGAGTACGGGGATTGATATTTTTTGCCGTGGAGGAAAGGTTAAAATGCTTTCATTAAACGTTTGGAAACTCGAATCGATTTGGCGGTGATCATAAGTAGTATGATGTGTATGGAATTCTTCTGATCCCAATGTGAGACAGCTTTTATGGGATGTTAGCGAACACCTAACTTTTTGTACGGTAGAAGGATGGGGTTGTTCCTTCTACCATTTTAAAAAATCTGCTGCTGAATGCATGAATGCTTGGAAAGCCCATCTTCTCGGCGATGATGGTAAGCGGGTCGGTGGTAAATTGGATCAAATGGCGTGCTGCATGCACACGCATGGTATTGAATCGGACTCATACTAAACGCTTTTTGAAAGAGACGAACCAAGTAATGTTTGCTAATTTAGATGGCCGTGTAATCTTTGTGGAAACTGGTTACAGCCGGATTTAATAAAGCTGCAAGCCGAAGGCGTTCAAACCCGGATTTTCGTCTGCTTCGAACGGCCATTGATGCACCGAAGAAAAATACTTACACACTTTTGGCGGAGGCGTTATGCAACAGAAGCAACTGCTTCCGATGATACGAACCGAGGTGCAGAGAAATTTAAACGGATACGTTAGTGCGGAAGCCATTCTTACGAATATCGATAAATACATCCTTCCTCCGGGATTAGGGGATAATGCCGGACTGTGCGGGGCGTTGGCGCTTGGTTTGAAGGCGTTGAAAACATCTAATGAATAAACCGAAGGGCCTATTGTTTCTGTGAAAGTAAGAAAATCGCCTCATCCTGCCTTCTTGGCAAGGATATTAGCGATCTTTTTGACCATATAAGAATTTATAACTTTCCGAGTCTACGGAATCGACCAATAAACCGAAACGTTCTTCCAAGGATAGTTCATTCATTCGTGGATCTTGAAGCTGCCGTAAGTAAGCGTCGGCTAGGCCCTGCAAGCGCAGTTTGCGTAGGCAGGAAAAGCACGAATTCGTAAGGTTTTACTTCCAGCTATATCAAGGAAAAAGTAGTTTATGAACAAACACACTAAATTGATAGGAGAATTTATTTATGGCTAGTAAAAATTATTATGACGTAACAGAGTGGCCTGTCGGTAATCCGTATGAGGATATTGGTGAGGTAATCAATAGCATTATAGCAGATATTAAAAGTAGGCAAACGGACACTGATGTGAATAAAGGCGGAAAGCCGGGTGCGGTTATCTATATTCCACCGGGAGATTATTATCTTGGCAGTCAAGTAGTTATAGACATCAGTTATCTTAAAATTATGGGTTCTGGACACGGGTTTACATCTTCGAGTATTCGTTTTAATACTTCTGAGAATGAATGGGCGGATTTGCATGAATTGTGGCCGGGAGGAAGTCGCATACTCGTAGATATTCTCCTAGAAGTAAATGACGAGGAATATAAAGGAGCTGCATTTTATGTTGAACGAAGTGGAAATCCCCGAATAAGTTCGGTAGAGTTTTCTGACTTTTGTATTGATGGTTTGCATTTTATTGAAGATGGTTCAGGAGAAACAAATCCGGAAAACACATACACTAACGGGAAAACGGGTATTTATGTTGCAAGTGCTTGTGACTCATTTCGGATTACAGGCATGGGGTTTGTGTATTTAGAGCATGGAATTACTATTTATCATGCAGATGCACTGACTATACATGATAATTTCATAGCTGAATGTGGTAACTGTATAGAACTACGAGGTTGGGGACAGGCTTCAAAAATAACCGATAACTTGATAGGAGCCGGTTTTAAAGGATATTCAATTTACGCTCAAAATTTTGGTGGACTTTTGATTACAGCGAATAATGTTTTTCCACGAGGTGCGAGCAGTATCTATTTTGATGGTGTGACACGTTCCAGTATCACAAATAATAGACTTCATTCATTTTATCCAGGAATGGTGGTATTCAGGGAAAATTGTTCGGAAAACTTGGTTTCTTCAAATCACTTTTTACGTGACCATGAACCTTGGACCCCTTTTCTGGGAATAGACAATGGTTTAGATGATTTGTATGGTCTCCTATATATCAGTGGCAATAATAATTCTGTAATTGCTAATCATTTTTCTGAAGGAATTAATACTCAGAACATCAAGCCGGTAGGTGCAACACCTGTAATCATACGTATTGTTTCGGGTAATGGAAATTATATTTCTAATAATCATGTTGTTGCCACGGAGGTTCATGCCAAGATAAGTGATTCTTGTTTCTCTGCGCAAGTAGACGCTTTGTTGACTACCGAAGCATCAGAGCCGCTTACCGTAACAACAGTATTGGTAGAAAAAGAATCGCTTCAAAATACGATTCTTGATTCGGGAAGTGATGCACAGGTTGTTATGGACAAGATTGTAAATGCATTCAGAGCCACTCCAACGCCAGGAGCATAAATAATATATTCAACTATGTTTTTGTGGTAGTTTTTGTTCCAAAGTTTCTAATTTTTGGGGTGCTTCCTAGCGATGGAAGTGCCTCTTTTATAGTGTTTACCATATTTGGATAAATGCCAATAAAGTAGACAGAAAAAAGGAATGTTTCTTTAGGAAGACTGCCAGAAAATGTATTCTTTTATGTTTGGAGAAAGCATGACAATGGCAGAATGAGGTCTTCTAGGAGTATAAAACCCTTCAATATATTCGAAACAAGCCAGTTTTACTTCTTTTAACGAAGTACGATTCAGTTCTTCTTTCTTCATATATTTGAAAAAAGGTTCTATTACTGCATTATCCCAGGGATAAGCGAGCTTTGAGACGTGATAGTTCAATCAATAAAACTAGCATGAAGGCAGCCGGCAAAACGAAGGCTGCCTTTTTGATGTCGGGTGACAAGAACTTTATCTCATTCCCGACAGATGACCTAGAAAGGATACCTATGATTGAACTAACGGGCAGGTTAGTGGAGCTGTTACTTTGAGCGGCTCCTCTTTTATTTTCGTTAAGGTATCGTGTAAGAAAGTTCAGTAGGTTTGCCTTGGTACGCATTTGATACCAATATTAGAACGAATCCATCTAAATTAAATTATTTTGTAGATAAGTTTCAAGCGTTATTATAATATCATCCAGAATAATCCAAAGGGTGATAAATATGAGCGGTAGTTGGCATGATTCGTATTTAGGAAAACTTCGCAAAGTGGTTGGCACTCAAAAGATAATCGTAAACTCAGTACGAGCAATCTTACTTGATAATGAAGGTCGTGCCTTGTTTATTAAGCGTCATGGTGATAAAAAATGGGGTATGCCTGCAGGAGCTATGGAACTAGATGAA is drawn from Paenibacillus sp. V4I7 and contains these coding sequences:
- a CDS encoding glycoside hydrolase family 32 protein; translation: MLYDHHTFHNLMLAKAEQSAANMNDHVGKDPLRLKFHFMPPAYWMNDPNGLIYYRGEYHMFYQFHPYSAEWGPMHWGHAKSKDLVHWEHLPIALAPSEVYDLDQKGGCFSGSAVDDNGILTLIYTGTIMKEGRVIQTQCLASSTDSVTFQKYVGNPVISVPPEGSSSDFRDPKVWKHEDKWYMVVGSSKDGKGRALLYRSNDLYVWEYVSVLAESDGTMGTMWECPDIFQLGDRYVLMFSPMGMGEKKASYLTGSLDYSSGKFTWDYCGEVDCGFEYYAPQSFLDDNGRRIIIGWLNAWDWMPWFKSFGPTKANWCGAMSLPRKVELDTGGRLKFLPVEQLQTLRKEHYVVENVLVEEGRRPVPKEMNGDCLEIMVKFSLEDCDAEEFGLRLRCSEDGKETLISYDVNSKVLRFDRSRSDSFSEGVRTCTLETTANGLVALQIFVDTTCIEIYANEGRSVMSNNIYPDPASTGIDIFCRGGKVKMLSLNVWKLESIWR
- a CDS encoding carbohydrate ABC transporter permease, coding for MSSRDQKLSFLFFLPAFVFMILFFVYPMLLLFKDSFFDDDDPSKFIGLQHYTKALTSDTFYQSLSNTIEYVIGAVAIELILGMILALLLSTGFKGANIIRTLLLSPLMISPLVCGLIWKFMLNDQFGILNVILYKIGLIKNPQSILWLSDSKYALISCMIADVWLTTPFMMLILLAGIQGIPESLYEAARIDGANKFQNFLHITLPSLKPVIVVAVIIRIIDAAKSFDIIWVMTQGGPSGSSSLVSTLIYKSVARYNQEGYASAMAVIFMIILLAICSFFFKQFWNPNKKAVR
- a CDS encoding integrase core domain-containing protein, with the translated sequence MNYHVSKLAYPWDNAVIEPFFKYMKKEELNRTSLKEVKLACFEYIEGFYTPRRPHSAIVMLSPNIKEYIFWQSS
- a CDS encoding carbohydrate ABC transporter permease, producing the protein MVITMSRQKSRVAGLFALIISCIFLIVTLFPYAYLVLSSLKPPREVISTNPSLLPSVFTLANYNALFHQLTIGKYFVNSLLTALAGTLLSVFLGSLAAYGLTRFSSKLGNMFLLFTLVVRMTPLISVAIPMYRIIGQLGLMDTKIALVLVYTSINIPFVIWMMIGFFDNLPKELDESGRVDGCGMFGTFMRIILPISLPGLATTAIFSFMLSWNDFLFALLLTSTSAKTVPVGISEFLTAYGLDLGPMTAAATLFSVPVMLFSFVMQKYIVSGMTMGAVKE
- a CDS encoding NosD domain-containing protein, with protein sequence MASKNYYDVTEWPVGNPYEDIGEVINSIIADIKSRQTDTDVNKGGKPGAVIYIPPGDYYLGSQVVIDISYLKIMGSGHGFTSSSIRFNTSENEWADLHELWPGGSRILVDILLEVNDEEYKGAAFYVERSGNPRISSVEFSDFCIDGLHFIEDGSGETNPENTYTNGKTGIYVASACDSFRITGMGFVYLEHGITIYHADALTIHDNFIAECGNCIELRGWGQASKITDNLIGAGFKGYSIYAQNFGGLLITANNVFPRGASSIYFDGVTRSSITNNRLHSFYPGMVVFRENCSENLVSSNHFLRDHEPWTPFLGIDNGLDDLYGLLYISGNNNSVIANHFSEGINTQNIKPVGATPVIIRIVSGNGNYISNNHVVATEVHAKISDSCFSAQVDALLTTEASEPLTVTTVLVEKESLQNTILDSGSDAQVVMDKIVNAFRATPTPGA
- a CDS encoding helix-turn-helix domain-containing protein, whose amino-acid sequence is MRVHAARHLIQFTTDPLTIIAEKMGFPSIHAFSSRFFKMVEGTTPSFYRTKS